TGTGAGCTCATGTCTGCATTAATCTGTCTAAATGATGAATTGCTGCTCGATGTTTTTATTTGAAGTCTTTATTAACGGTTCCTCCACCACCCAGCCTTCTCTCCTTCTATCTTCTGTCCATTATATCCTGCCGCTGTCCTTTATACTTTTGTCTGCTCTGCTACTCCCTTCGGTTTCAGAGGAGTGGTGAGTGTGTATCAGTGTGTACATgcacataaagacacacacacccctgctgTCAGGTTCTTCTAGGAGctcaaaaaaagtcaaatatcTGATCCTACAAACTGGAACCCAGCAGAACCAGCAGGAAACCAGACACCCCCCACCATGTCTCTGGTCTGCTGCTGGGTGGTGTGGGTTCTGCGGGGTTCTGCAGATGTCTGGTGATGGACGTGACCTCTGAGCTGGGAACGCTCTTCACAAAGCAACATTAAAACACTCCGGGTTtgagtttcatttttatttcaattcatTTCTCTGAGTAGGAGGAGCCTGTTCTGCTGatggaataataaataaacagcagaaTCTTTTAAATCCTCAGAATAAGCACAGATaacgagaacacacacacacacacacacaccacttgtTGAAAGCTCGGTTGGTGTTCAGCCTGGCACATCACATCCCCCACTTACGAGAGTTAAcgtctcaacacacacacagctgtgatGACTGGTTTTTAACACACATgtactcgtgtgtgtgtgtgtgtgtgtgtgtgtgaaagactCCATTTCTGGTCTGTTTGTCCGTCCCTCATGCAGCACAAACTCTAATTATTTCCAGGCGTTTCTCTGCATGAAGAACTCGACCAACAAACAGCGTCTCCATTAACCCACCGACCTCCGACCCCCAAACTCCCTCAACACCCCAAATCACTCAGTAACCCCTCAAACATCTCCGCCATCCCTCTAAAGCCCTAAAgcaaccaccccccccccaccaccaccaaggCCGCCTGAGCCTAATATCAGAACAGCATGAGCTGCGCCACCTACTGGTCatttcatctcacacacaaaaacaaaaaagttcaatttatTCTCAtcctttatttcactttatttctgtcactgtcCAGTAGACTGAAGCGAACCCAGGACCGcagcagtctctctctctctctctctcccacacacacacaatgcgtATTCCGGCACGTTCTGTGATTTTCTGTAAAAGTTTCTGcagtttgtaataaataaacatttcctCCCAAACGCTGGAGAAGTTTTACACTTTATACAAACTTTAGAGTTAAAAAACTTCCTCTTATTAATGGTTTAATTCCATGAtggtaaataaaagcacacacacacacacacacacacacacacacacacactccacacacacacttctttgcATTGTTCATGAAGTCCCTGGTTTGGCAGTCTTTCAAGTCAGTGGAGGAGGGGATGCGTCGGTGGGCGGGGCCCTgtcggtgggcgtggcctgacgTCACATCACGTCCGCTCGTTTGTCCCTCACTTTGTTCCGTAGTTTTGTTCGGGCTTTGAAAGCCGCCGCGTTGAATAAATGCTGGCGGGGGGGGAAGGAACCGGGTGAAACGGGCGGAGAGGCAGGGGccaaaggtgaaaggtcaagtGTGCACTCACCCGCTCTACGCGTGAAATTTTGCTGGATTTGACCGAGGTGTCGAGAATGAGGGGGGAACCCAGACCAAAAACATCCCTCAGGAGGGGGTTCCACTGCGGGGGTGAACACACACGTGAAAACTACGGAAAAACGTCACCGGGACGTTTAATCAGGACACGTCACCTGCAGATGGTGCAGCGTCCCCGACTCCAGCACGTCTTTGAAGGCCTCGTAGATCCTCCTCCGCACCCAGCAGTCGATGTAGAGGACCTCCGCCCCGAAGCGAACCCTCTCCTCGGAGAAGTCCTCGTTCTGGACACACAGACAGGCGGACGGACGGTCAGAACGAGAAGAGCGGAGCGGCTGGTGGACGCGAGGCGGTTCCTCAGACCTCAATGTAGTGAAGAACTTCTCTGAAGATGGAGCGCTGCTTTCTGCGGTCGTTTTTCGCCCGATGTTTATTTCCGTCCGTCGCCAAACCCTTCAGAGCTTCACACAGAGCGTCGCGGTTTTCATACTCGTAATcctgcaaacacagacacaacccCGATAATAACAGACGCATCGCGATGCAGCCGCGGTCGATTCTGTAGACGATTAATCGTGATGAATGATGTGATTAGTCGTGATTAatccagtgaaggttcacacctccatCTACTACTTGTGAAGATGGTtgagggtagtagtagcctagtgggttcaaaccccacttactaccatggtgtccctgagcaggacacttaaccctgaggggggggactgtccctgtaactactgattgtaagtcgctctggataaggacgtctggtaaatggcgtaaatgtaaacgaaGAAAACGTGTTTTAAGAAACATGGCGGTGACCTGGTCGATGTCCCGCCCCATCTCGTACAGGAGAGCGATGGTCTCCCCCACGGCAATCCGGAAATGGACGTCCGAGCTCTCCAAACACGCCTGTAGACGAGGAAGATgactgtggagagagagagagagagtatctATCTACCCAGAACCACCTGCTGCATCCATCCCATAATGAACGTGTATTGGTCTCACTGCTGCACGATGGTGCTCAGGTGACTTGATGGACAGAGGGTGGTGAGCAGCGCCCAGGCCTGCAGGGCCGCCGTGTGCAGCGGGGGCGTCCCGGCCTGCACCGTGGGGAGAGCCCCGCCCACCAGAGGGTAGGCGGAGCTGAACACGCCCTCCAGCTGCGCCAGAGCCTTCAGCAGGTcctgcagagacagagacagtcacacacacacacacacacacacacacagtcgaactcgctcacacacactcgtgcAGGCGCCTCACCTCGGCATCTTCTGCAGCGGAGACGTAGCAGCACATCCCGAGCGCACGAGCACACTGAGGAACAGACGAGGAACGTGTCGTCACCgcctccatttacatttacatttacggcatttggcagacgcccttatccagagcgacttacaacgtgctttcaagtcaCTGGGTCACTTTTCCCACAACACCACAGCTCCTCCCAcaacaccactgcccctcccacaacaccacagctcctcccacaacaccacagctcctcccacaacaccacagctcctcccacaacaccacagctcctcccacaacaccacagctcctcccacaacaccacagctcctcccacaacaccacagctcctcccacaacaccacagctcctcccacaacaccacagctcctcccacaacaccactgcccctcccaCAACACCACAGCTCCTCCCACAACACCACGACCAgagaacacactcacactccggCGCGCCGACAGGTTGGCACAGCTGTCAATCAGGATGGAACCGAGGACGGGGCCAATCGTCTTAAAGTCCTTCTCCCCTTCTGCCCCGCCCCCGACCTGGACACACAACAGAGAGCAGAGCGTCGCTGCAGCGGCCTGCTCCGCCCCTCCGCCTGCGAGCGCAAACACACAGGCGTTACACCAAGCTCCGCCCACATCCCAGCGCTTCTCGGTTGCTACGGTGACGTACCCTTCCTCAGGCTGCGCTCCAGGCAGTCGCCCACCGTGAAGTGTCTCTCCAGCAGGAAGTCCGTCAGCAGGCGGGACGAAAAGGCCTGTCGCAAGCTCtccagcgcacacacacgcaccttcacactgacacacacacacacaggggtcagaggtcgtaCGACCCCTCCCAACATCAGCACAGAGCAAATCCTGCTGCGGTCACCTCTTATCGGCCAGATCATCGATGCTCTGCTTCAGTTTGTCCTCCGTCTCTTCCTGGGCGGTCTGTTCATCCACCACCTCcgctgctacacacacacatacacacacgtttaAAATCCGCCATCTTACACACGACGGTGACACGTTGTGGACTGAGCGTTTGGTACCTTCGTCCTGTACTGAGGTGGCCTCGCTGGCGCTGCTGCAGTGACTCAGGACATCAGAGGCCAGGTCATCGTCGCTGACACCCCGACTCGCCCTTCACCCCGCTCCTGGCTGAGAGAGAGCAGGACCACGTCACATGTGGGGGGAAAGTTCAGCCCAACCTCCCAGGGACACGGTGTAAATAACAcgaactctctcacacacacacaagtcacaaAAAGAGCCAATGGGAAGCATGAAGAGGCCGGGGCTTCACATGGCCAGGGAAAAGTGGGTGGAACAGGGGGCGGAGCGTCAGTATGAGCCGCCAGGTGATGGACTGCGGAGGTTAAAGGTGAGCGTCTTCCTGACGCAGAGGCGAGCTGTACGTAACGTATGGTCGTGACGTCACCACGCCACGGGCCGCGAGCACATGGTCATTGTCAGTCATGTCCGCATGGAACCGCGCTAAAATACCCCGGACACAGTTTGACCTTTCAGGGCGCACGACGGGGGATGAATATGGATTATAATCTGCATCTCCGGGGTCATAGGTCACGCCGGCGCCTAATTTGGGCACACCGTCCACAGTCTTTTACCTTTACTCGGCCCCGCACGTCTCCCCTTCTTACTCCGCGGCATGGCGGCCCTCCGGCGGAGGCGTGTATTATCTGTGTTTGTCCCCGGACGGGACACGTCGCTGGAAAATGTCGCCGCTGCGTCTCGTCCACGTTGCTGCTGCCGCTCCTGCTGCACTTTCCACCATCTTCCCTCTAACCGCCCCGACGCGCGCTGCACTCTGGGAGATGTGGTCAATGCCCCGCGAACGGGTTTATGGGTAATGTAGTGTTGCAACGCGACGTCAGCGTCCACCGTGCAGATTATTCAACTGCAACTCCCACAATCCTTTTCGCGCATCTGCTGCGAACCGCGAAAAGAAAACACGAACACGCTTCACAAGTttccatttataaaaaaaacttttattaaaatgttaatttaatacAACTCTACAAATTTATTAACAGTGTCAGATagaattaatcaattaatgtCGTAGGAAACCCAAACTTTGTAAATAAGTAAggaacattaaaatgttaattttggtcacaatttaatgcattttaaggaGCGTAATAATTTCATGCAAATTATCGTGTTAAGATCACGATCTCACAATATTCGCAAAAAACACTATCATGGTACTGAATGCACCTATGGGTGCTGAGCAGGGTTACATGCTGCCGAGGGGAATGATTAGTAATCGCGCGCAGGGTGACTGCATTAGAATTCTGCTCAGACCTGCTGATGGAGATCCAACACGCAGTCTTCTACTACATgcaataccacacacacacacaatcacaaaaagaaaaggtcCAGAGGACAGATAGCATCTTCAGATCAAACCTGAGAAGGGACGTTCCGTGTGGCGgactggtcagatgagaccgaCCACTCGGGTGGATCTACTGACCAGTATAGTATTTTGTGGGCACAAAGGGCATTTTGCTGACCAGTGCTGGCACGGCCTTCTTCCTCACCTCCACCTGCAGGGCTGTGCCAACCTTACTGAATGCAAGTCTCTACGTAACCCATGGCGATGTTCTGCTTTAGACAGGGGGAGGGGCATCCACTGGTGACCTCACCTGGAACAGGAGAACACGTGAAGAACTGTGGAACATGAACCCACCGGCCAGCTTCGGTGATGGTGAGAGCATGAGATATCTCAGCTAACTGTTCCCATTTCACCAGGACGGTGATTTCCGATTAATTTACCGATAATCTGGCCGCCGGGCGCGAGGATGGGCGTGTGCTGTCTGGCAGGAGGTCCTGCAGAGATCAGCCCCACCCGCTTCCTCTGAGTCTTCTCTTTAATCTGAGGAACGACGACATCGGCACCTGGAAAGTCTCTCTGTAGCCGTCGACGCTTCCCTATGGATTCatacgcgcgcacacacacacacacacacacacaccgtgttCACAGAAGCCATTTAGAATACCCAGAATAccctggacgtgtgtgtgttaaaaccCACCTATAGTCCACACCAGACCGGCTTCCACAGGTGTGGTTGTTTCATCAATGTCGTTACCATAGAGACAGAGACCCGCCTCCAGCCTCAGACTGTCCCGAGCGCCCAGCCCTGCCAGCCGGACCTCGCTGTTGGCCAACAGCTTCTCAGTCAGGGAGACCACAGCCTTGGACGGAACGGAGATCTGAGACCAGAACACACGAGTCAAGACACAGCTGCAATACACGCaccctacaaaacacacacacacacacacacctccacgcCGTCTTCTCCCGTGTACCCACACCGGGTGACCCTGCAGCCCGCAATGCCGAAAACTGGGGTCAGGACAGAGGTCATGAAGGTCAGTTTCCCGAGGTCATCACACACGCCTGGCTGCAGAACACGGACCATGGAGGGTCctggaaccacacacacacatcagattgtaggggtgtgtattggcaaggatatGATACGTATCACAATACGactatatcacgatatattgcgATACTCTACAGtacagtgaaaatgtaaaaacagctgaaatacaagattcTGCGATCGATCTGAAAAGcccccagctgtacagcgccacctacaggagtggaggttgtagtgtGACGCTGAGTTCCATCTCTGCTGatcgacagcaccacccggtggactacaTTTCTATacttttatcttttcttttttttttataaagtgaagtgattgtcacatgtgatacacagcagcacagcacacggtgcacacagtgaaatttgtcctctgtatttaaccatcaccctgagtgagcagtgggcaccatgacaggcgcccggggagcagtgtgtggggacggtgctcagtggcaccttggcggatcgggatttgaaccggcaaccttctgattacggggccacttccttaaccactaggccaccactggcccttatACAACAATATTGATGTTTGATGTCCCCGTATAGATACAAtgtcaccatgtaaaatatcgtGAGATATTGCTATATAAATATCAGATTCCAAAACCCTGTTGAACATGAATCCCAGTTCAGCTGAGTTCAGGTCCCTCAGGAGAACGTCTCACCCTGCAGCGCGATGAGACTGTCCTCCAGGAACTCCACATCTACGTCATGACCGGCAGCTTTGAACTCCTGCAGTCTCTCCTGTAAGAACAGACACTGTGGGTTCTGCCGCCCGACCCGACTCCTCTGGATCTGACGTTCCGCGCTCTGACCTTCATGTGGGCGGAGTCTTTCTCTGCGCAGCCGGCGTTGGAGACGACGTACAGGTAACCCTGGTCTGTTTTAGTGACTATAAGGTCATCGAGGATCCCTCCACTGCTGCTGGTGAAGAGAGagagcgccccctgcaggcagAAGCAGAAGCTGCAGGTGGATGGACTGCACAGACGGACTCAGatcagtagcctagtgggtaacacactcgcctatgaaccagaagacccgggttcgaatcccacttactaccattgtgtccctgaccaagacacttaaccccgagtgtgtccagggggggactgtccctgtcactactgattataagttgctctggataagggcgtctggtaaatgctgtaaatgtaatcttctCATATCTCACCTGGTTCTCCTTCAGTTTCCGCCACGTCCCCCCACGACCAGACTCTCCATGAACTTCACTCTGTCCTTCCCATGGACTCTGGTCTGGTGAGAATCAGCAGATTATATAGGGGTCCATGCACcatcatgacacacacacacacacggtctgaCCTGCAGCATGTGGCCCACGTCGAAGAGAGAGCAGCGctgccgagtgtgtgtgtgtgagacgatGTGGCTGTCCCTGTACTGCACCGCCATGCTCCACCCGGCAAACTCCACCATCTTCCCACCATGAGCGCCATGGAATTCATACAGCGGCGTCCGCTTCAGAGATGCCtgacacgcacgcacacacacacacacaccaacaactgAAGTAACACATTTTTGTTCGTGGTAGGCAGTatgaagtgtatgtgtgtgttgatgacCTTTGACCGTCAAACTGAAGGCTGTTAATGACCATCAGTCAGCAGTGTCTCTTAAACAAATAGGTTCAAAGTCAACACACACAATTCCACTACACTTtacacaactttacacaactctCCCGAGTAGACTGTAGTGTGTTGATGGTAACGtggtctctctggataagggcgtctgccacaGGCCGCCCGGATCCGGTTCGGTTCTGTTCGGTACCTCTGAAGTAGACGCGCGTCGCTCCTGCTGCGCTGCGGATGCTGTTGACGGGGTCACGGTCGGGGTCAGGGCCCGGGTCACGATCCGGTGACCTCTGGAGAAGAGTCGGGACAGCATGGTCCCCGCAGCCGAGTCCGCGCTCCGGTTCCAGCCGCTCCGCGTCGTTCCGCGTTACTTTCGGACTCCGCTCCCcgtcacagccaatcagagcgcgtATCGCGCCGCGGTgctttctgggaaatgtagttcacGCTCCTGTCGAATGGACTGAGATCGATTGATAAAAACAGGAAAGGGCAGAAAagctgtaataataaaaattctgcAGCCACCACACATCTCATCTTGTGAAAGtgatgttattgtgaaacactgcagcgcagcacacgggggggtcgggatttgaacccgcaaacTTCTGATTTCAGATCAGAACCTCCACATCTGTCTGAAGTAGCTGCTTCTCTGTCTGTAGCTGGACAGCGAGGTGGAATATGAAGGCATCTCGGACTccctgggatgggctctggaCAGTGATCTACATGAAGATCACAACGTTCCGGGTTACGGATTCGGACCTTTGTTATTCCCATTGTACATGCTGCCTCCTGGCCTGGTTCTACATCTCGCACAAGACAGATCTCCTAACACCCTGAGGGTGCTAGATGTGTGGGAAGATGTGGACGTTCTTCAGAGTTTATTCAAAACCACCTGCTCGGAATTCTGAGGGATTATCcacaataaactcaacaacaTATGACACAACGAACCTTCTCCCAGGACACCAGGTTCTGTCAACatgacacaaaatgaaataaatccaGAAGTTCCTGGACTGATCTGCTTTTCTCTGCCCTGTATCCAGAtgtgaccagaggaggatgggctCCCCTTTCAATGCTTCGTCCTGTTATTGGATTTCTAATAGATaaaaacagtggtggcctagcgggtaatgaagCAGGCCCGTAACTGGAGAGTTGCACGATCGGTcaaggtagcgtccccacacactgctccccgggcgcctgtcagggtgatggttaaatacagaggacacgtttcactgtgtcaccgtgtgctgtgctgcagtgtttcacaatgaccatcacttctgGATCTGGAGAGGGATCTACAGGACGATTACTGCTTGTTCCGAGCTTGAGCTGGGGTTCTTGCTGTAAATTAGTTTGTTCCCCTCTTCTCATGTAGACTAttaataaccacacacacacacacacacacacacacacacacactctctcagacAGGGGCAGCTATTTTTGGCCTGGGGCTTTCGGGGCAGATCGTCACTCGTGCAGACTTGGGACATCTAGCGAGGCAACAGCACGAGAGACACCAGAACGCAAACACAAACAGGATTCACCTTCCTGACACACAACTTTGAACCACACACCCACCAGCCGGACAGTATCTCCTCCGGTCTCATGACTCTGGTGAAGACACACTCTGAAGGTACGATCTGAGAGTGGATGTACACTGCGTGTGGGGACTTTGTGCTCggtgttaagtgtgtgtgtgtgtgtgtctctcaggaATGCTGACTTCCTCTCCTTCAGCACCGTGGTTTGTGAGGATCAGTGACAGGGAACTGACTGAGATTCAACTGGCATTCCGTCAACTCTATTGATGACCTGCCATAGAACACATTCTGAGCAGCTGCGTAAAGGtgtacacaccacacacacacacaacaactgcACACATTCAGAGGCAGCAGATAGCAACGTCGATTTTCCTCAAACTCCAGGAAGCCGACCGGCCCGCCCTCCTGCCCCCCCTCCACCAAAATGGGAACGTTGTACTGCACACCACTCCTGCTGTCTACCAGATGGATCACCCAATGAGACCACAGTGGTGGGGCTTCAGAAGGTGCCTGTTGGCAGTAGATTGCTGTGGCCTCTGGTGGCGGTCAGCTTCTTCAtcacactcctcctcctcctcatccttgtAGGTAAGACTCTGACTGCAGAACCAAACTTTACCCATTTACTAAGAAGAGTAGAGGCAGAAACAGGGGTttcatctcagatcaggacccgtaaacgggggtttaatctcagatcaggacccgtaacaggGGTTTAGTCCTCAGATCACGACCTGTAACGGGggttttaatctcagatcaggacccgtaacggggttTAGtgtcagatcaggacccgtaacagggggtttaatctcagatcaggacccgtaacgggtttaatctcagatcaggacccgtaacgggggtttagtctcagatcaCGACCTGTaacgggggtttaatctcagatcaggacccgtaacaggggtttagtctcagatcaCGACCTGTaacgggggtttaatctcagatcaggacccgtaacaggGGTTTAGtgtcagatcaggacccgtaacagggggtttaatctcagatccgGACCCGTAacgggtttaatctcagatcaggacccgttacgggggtttagtctcagatcaCGACCTGTaacgggggtttaatctcagatcaggacccgtaacgggggtttaatctcagatcaggacccgtaacgggggtttaatctcagatcaggacccgtaacaggGGTTTAGTATTATATATCAGGACCTGTAACATggggtttagtctcagatcatgacccgtaacgggggtttaatctcagatcaggacccgtaacaggggtttagtctcagatcaggacccgtaacagggggtttaagtctcagatcaggacctgtaataATCTCAGATCATGAACATTATCACCAGGCTTTTAAAATATCCATAAATGAATAAGTGAATACAGTTATTGTACTTATTGTTTTGTATGATACTGATacttgtgtgtctttgtgtgtgtgcagcccgGCAGGTTGGCCTGGTTAACTCTGTCTCTGAATTGGTGCAGCACAGACAGAATGACGCTCAGCAGATATCTGATCTTAAAGGGATGATACAGAACCTGCAGAAGAACCTCACCCGCATGGTGCATTaacttgacacacacacacacacacacacacacacacacacacacacacctgattagtgcatgttagtcttgtgaaatattttatatgaattttTACTGCAGGAGTTGtcagtttttctgtgtgtttagtgcTGAAGATGGCTCTGATCAATGCTGTTTTGAACAATATTcagcttttcatttttaaaatacattttttttacttaaataaaaacaaaagtgttCATGCTCATTTATTCAGATCAATACACACAGTTTGACAAGAAGTCTGTAGGTACAGGTTCcattctgacctctgacctctgttttctgtgtgagtgACCAGTGAGAGGTCAGCTGGTCT
The genomic region above belongs to Denticeps clupeoides unplaced genomic scaffold, fDenClu1.1, whole genome shotgun sequence and contains:
- the LOC114776529 gene encoding LOW QUALITY PROTEIN: interferon-related developmental regulator 2-like (The sequence of the model RefSeq protein was modified relative to this genomic sequence to represent the inferred CDS: deleted 1 base in 1 codon), giving the protein MPRSKKGRRAGPSKGKRLSGVKGESGVSDDDLASDVLSHCSSASEATSVQDEAAEVVDEQTAQEETEDKLKQSIDDLADKSVKVRVCALESLRQAFSSRLLTDFLLERHFTVGDCLERSLRKGGGAEQAAAATLCSLLCVQVGGGAEGEKDFKTIGPVLGSILIDSCANLSARRSCARALGMCCYVSAAEDAEDLLKALAQLEGVFSSAYPLVGGALPTVQAGTPPLHTAALQAWALLTTLCPSSHLSTIVQHHLPRLQACLESSDVHFRIAVGETIALLYEMGRDIDQDYEYENRDALCEALKGLATDGNKHRAKNDRRKQRSIFREVLHYIENEDFSEERVRFGAEVLYIDCWVRRRIYEAFKDVLESGTLHHLQWNPLLRDVFGLGSPLILDTSVKSSKISRVERHLFNAAAFKARTKLRNKVRDKRADVM